A part of Candidatus Schekmanbacteria bacterium genomic DNA contains:
- a CDS encoding colanic acid biosynthesis glycosyltransferase WcaL — IYQPNEMKVHSDIDRYDLMKRVEYLSIPQNKIIRIFKGIYIAIKNFYRRPYQILNSLNFLKYGKESLSLNHLYRIIPFLDESFDIIHCHFGTIGIMGLFLKESGISGKLVTSFHGYDINCYPKTAGMDVYKNLFRKGDFFTANTSFIRNKAIALGCDEKKISILPMGIRTERFQLCEKKNKKKGDELLILTVGRLVEEKGHRYALEALAKLRGKYKNVKYIIAGDGPLKKDLENLAGNLGMSDAVVFLGLVSDEKIIDCYNSADIFLFPSIVSADGAEEGQGLVLVEAQAAGLPVVATSIGGIPETVNVDKSAYLVPEKDSDALAEKIVHLIEDPEKRMKMGEEGRCYVKEKYDITNLSKQLIGIYQKLLS, encoded by the coding sequence CCATATACCAGCCAAATGAAATGAAGGTCCACAGTGATATTGACAGATATGACTTGATGAAACGAGTTGAATATCTTTCCATTCCTCAAAACAAGATCATCAGGATTTTTAAAGGGATTTATATTGCTATCAAAAATTTTTATAGAAGACCATATCAGATTTTAAATTCTCTAAATTTTCTAAAATATGGGAAAGAATCTCTTTCTTTGAATCATCTGTATAGAATAATTCCTTTTTTGGATGAGTCTTTTGACATAATACACTGTCATTTTGGCACGATTGGTATTATGGGGCTTTTCCTCAAAGAATCAGGAATTTCGGGAAAACTTGTCACGAGTTTTCATGGTTATGACATCAATTGTTATCCCAAGACGGCTGGTATGGATGTTTATAAGAATCTTTTCCGAAAGGGAGATTTTTTTACAGCTAATACAAGTTTTATCAGAAATAAGGCGATTGCCCTTGGTTGTGATGAGAAGAAGATTTCTATTCTTCCAATGGGAATCAGGACTGAAAGATTTCAACTTTGTGAAAAGAAAAATAAAAAAAAGGGAGACGAGCTGCTTATCTTGACTGTAGGCAGATTGGTTGAGGAAAAAGGGCATAGATATGCTCTCGAAGCATTGGCAAAGCTTAGAGGAAAATATAAAAATGTCAAATACATTATTGCAGGTGATGGCCCGCTGAAAAAGGATTTGGAGAATCTTGCTGGAAATTTGGGGATGAGCGATGCAGTGGTTTTTTTGGGTTTAGTAAGCGATGAGAAGATAATAGACTGTTATAATTCTGCAGACATTTTTCTTTTTCCCAGTATTGTTTCAGCCGATGGTGCAGAGGAAGGGCAAGGGCTTGTATTGGTTGAGGCGCAGGCAGCAGGACTTCCGGTCGTTGCAACCTCTATTGGCGGGATTCCAGAAACTGTTAATGTGGACAAATCCGCATATCTTGTGCCGGAAAAAGATTCAGATGCTTTGGCAGAAAAGATTGTTCACCTCATAGAAGATCCAGAAAAAAGAATGAAGATGGGAGAAGAAGGCAGATGCTATGTCAAGGAAAAGTACGATATTACGAATCTTAGCAAACAATTAATTGGTATATATCAAAAGCTATTATCTTAG